From one Dyella sp. 2HG41-7 genomic stretch:
- a CDS encoding thioredoxin family protein gives MKHDVVSREVWLEARQALMAKERAHMRANDQLNAERRALPWVKVEKHYEFEGPDGKVTLSDLFDGRSQLFVKHYMMGPGQEHHCVGCAFEVDHLQGTLVHLQNHDVSYVAIARAPIDEIEAMRRRMGWQFPFVSSYRSDFNYDFNVSFTPEQVATKTAFYNFRETDPGLEDLSGDSVFYKDEHGDIFHTYSVFGRGCEIFLGIYPFLDVMPNGRAEHGPHHSLGDWVRPHDMYGRQGTVEPTGRYHPEACACSAHKR, from the coding sequence ATGAAGCACGATGTCGTATCGCGGGAAGTGTGGCTGGAGGCTCGCCAAGCATTGATGGCGAAGGAAAGAGCGCATATGCGGGCCAACGATCAACTCAATGCGGAGCGTCGCGCACTGCCATGGGTCAAGGTGGAAAAGCACTACGAGTTCGAAGGCCCAGATGGAAAAGTAACGCTATCCGATCTCTTCGACGGACGAAGCCAGTTGTTCGTCAAGCACTACATGATGGGTCCGGGGCAGGAACATCATTGCGTGGGTTGCGCCTTCGAGGTCGATCATTTGCAAGGCACCCTGGTGCATTTGCAAAACCACGATGTATCTTACGTGGCGATCGCGCGCGCACCGATCGACGAGATCGAAGCCATGCGTCGGCGCATGGGCTGGCAGTTTCCGTTTGTTTCGTCCTATCGCAGCGATTTCAACTACGACTTCAACGTGTCGTTCACGCCGGAGCAGGTGGCGACGAAAACCGCGTTCTACAATTTCCGCGAAACCGATCCTGGCCTGGAAGATCTCTCAGGCGACAGCGTGTTTTACAAGGATGAGCACGGTGACATTTTTCACACGTACTCCGTGTTCGGACGCGGTTGCGAAATCTTTCTCGGCATCTATCCGTTTCTCGATGTGATGCCAAACGGAAGGGCGGAGCACGGCCCCCATCACAGCTTGGGCGATTGGGTGCGTCCTCACGATATGTACGGGCGTCAGGGAACGGTGGAGCCGACGGGGCGCTATCACCCGGAAGCGTGCGCGTGTTCGGCGCATAAGCGGTAA
- a CDS encoding translocation/assembly module TamB domain-containing protein, which produces MTTTPPSPRPRRRWLRIVGIVVIAFIVAIASSVGWLIATGSGLRFALTELERLTNGAIQVQQAEGRIIGPIDIAQLRYNDGEGTDVVITGVHLEWNVAALLYKRLHVIALSAERVNASLPAPQASSSSSGFTLKPPIELVLDRVHVGPVALSQQGKPLFASNQLDLSGRWTNDGLDIEKLMLRAPDGHIDLDGQLGIGRRYRGKGHAQIAWKINDTDYAGELTAQGDGRNAQLQVALTQPMAAQLQLDMSQRKNNAWKAKLDVPAFDPKPLLGNSSLTRLGVNLQGSGDKQSGTLNGQLDLNAYRVMLQPLQASFDKDFKTLTLQQLQLASPQIKGLVNASGTVQLDAHPVSADLTLDWKNLELPADLVGQVLDSQGRLAVKGSANAYHAEGDVTVGPPGKPAKLALNLDGTPQQVALHTLSLLQPQGNFTTNGTLTLQPELAWQLQAKASKFDPGQLLAGWQGSLDADFSTQGKLAKNSPDITLDLRKLEGQLRQRHLRGNGHLHVSPNEVVDGTLDLASGNSTVKLQARPGESNDANVTLAIASLGDWLPQAGGHLDGQFRVRGKIPKLAVNGTLQGQTLTWQTQRIQQLQLQADVPDISTIGGKLELDASNAEIGSLTFRQLRLNGHGTSAQHQLTLDAQGTQLSASLALSGSLKGQNWNGVLSSLVLDVQGLPRWRQQQSSRLSWNNGNASVGDICLTAGDPLLCVNGAMDKAGNLDAGYRLHAVPLTLIIDAVGNKDIPFTVEGTLEGNGKLHRSVAGALSGNASITSPQGRVTYNEQPDQPLLVYKALAVNANLAPGNQQATVHAAINGSGRLDGQVNITGPQQTLTGQIGLHLDNLAFVSLFTESIANVKGRIDGDFRLGGTVPQPAITGQASVNGFAAEVPDAGLKLTDGRIVVSAVDAQQLRINGTVTSGKGAVAIDGTAGLNAQTPTAITLKGSAFTAVDIPAANVVISPDLLVRCDTQGIQATGSVVLDKANVNLDKLPGNGVNKASSDIVVVDQPQPASNSGPTPINASIKVDLGQHTHLAGMGLNGNLSGVLTVDERPGRQTTGQGQIAVSGTYKAYGQNLQIQQGQLLFASTPIDNPGLSIKAVRSLTPNATIDQGQEVGLQISGTAKRPVLTVFSNPTMDQSDALSYLVTGKPLSQVSGGDTNKVNAAAQALGSATGNLLAKSVGSKLGISDIGVSSSDALNGSSAFTVGKYLSPRLYLSYGVGLFEPGQVITLRYRLSRRWSFEGQNATDFNRASLNYRIEK; this is translated from the coding sequence ATGACTACGACACCGCCCTCGCCCCGCCCTCGCCGCCGATGGTTACGCATCGTCGGCATTGTCGTGATCGCGTTTATTGTCGCGATCGCGAGTAGCGTCGGCTGGTTGATCGCCACGGGATCGGGGCTGCGTTTTGCGCTGACTGAGCTGGAACGTCTTACGAACGGCGCCATCCAAGTGCAGCAAGCGGAAGGGCGAATCATCGGACCCATCGATATCGCGCAACTTCGGTACAACGATGGCGAAGGGACCGATGTCGTTATCACAGGCGTCCATTTGGAATGGAATGTCGCAGCCCTGCTCTACAAACGTTTGCACGTTATCGCGCTGAGCGCCGAACGCGTGAATGCCTCGCTACCGGCACCGCAAGCATCGTCATCGTCAAGCGGCTTTACGTTGAAGCCGCCGATCGAGCTGGTACTGGATCGCGTGCACGTCGGCCCCGTCGCACTTTCGCAACAAGGCAAGCCACTGTTCGCGTCCAATCAGCTCGACCTTTCCGGTCGCTGGACCAACGACGGCCTCGATATCGAAAAACTGATGTTGCGTGCGCCTGACGGCCATATCGACCTGGATGGACAACTCGGCATTGGCCGTCGCTATCGCGGCAAAGGTCATGCGCAGATAGCGTGGAAAATCAATGACACCGACTATGCCGGCGAACTGACCGCACAAGGCGACGGTCGCAATGCGCAGCTGCAAGTCGCATTGACGCAACCGATGGCTGCGCAGCTTCAACTCGATATGAGCCAGCGCAAAAACAATGCGTGGAAGGCCAAGCTCGACGTGCCCGCGTTCGACCCGAAACCGCTGCTGGGCAATAGCTCGCTCACACGCCTTGGCGTGAATCTGCAAGGGAGTGGCGACAAGCAGAGCGGAACGTTGAACGGGCAACTCGATCTCAATGCGTATCGCGTGATGCTGCAGCCTTTGCAGGCGAGCTTCGACAAGGATTTCAAGACGCTTACGCTGCAGCAGCTTCAGCTTGCTTCGCCGCAGATCAAAGGGCTCGTCAATGCGTCGGGCACAGTGCAACTGGATGCGCATCCGGTTAGCGCCGACCTCACGCTTGATTGGAAAAACCTCGAACTGCCTGCCGATCTGGTTGGACAAGTGCTCGACAGCCAAGGCCGCCTCGCCGTGAAAGGCAGCGCAAACGCGTATCACGCCGAGGGCGATGTCACCGTCGGGCCGCCGGGCAAACCGGCGAAGCTGGCGTTGAATCTGGATGGCACGCCACAGCAAGTTGCGCTGCACACGCTGAGCCTGCTGCAACCGCAAGGCAACTTCACGACGAACGGCACGCTGACCCTGCAACCGGAGCTCGCGTGGCAGCTTCAAGCCAAGGCCAGCAAATTCGATCCCGGGCAATTGCTGGCCGGCTGGCAAGGCTCGCTGGACGCCGACTTCAGCACGCAAGGAAAGCTCGCCAAAAACAGCCCCGACATCACGCTGGACTTGCGCAAGCTGGAAGGACAACTTCGCCAACGCCATCTTCGCGGCAACGGACATTTGCATGTATCGCCGAACGAAGTCGTCGACGGGACGCTCGATCTCGCCTCCGGCAACAGCACCGTCAAGTTGCAAGCGCGACCGGGCGAGAGCAACGATGCGAACGTCACCCTGGCGATCGCCTCGCTGGGCGATTGGCTGCCGCAAGCGGGCGGTCATCTGGACGGCCAATTCCGCGTGCGTGGCAAGATTCCCAAACTCGCCGTCAACGGCACGCTGCAAGGCCAAACCCTGACGTGGCAAACGCAACGCATTCAGCAACTGCAATTGCAAGCTGACGTGCCGGATATCAGCACCATCGGCGGAAAGCTGGAACTCGATGCGAGCAACGCCGAGATCGGTAGTCTCACATTCCGGCAACTTCGATTGAACGGTCACGGCACGTCGGCGCAGCATCAACTCACATTGGATGCGCAAGGCACGCAGCTGTCCGCATCGCTTGCGCTTAGCGGATCGCTGAAAGGACAAAACTGGAACGGCGTGCTGTCGTCGCTGGTGTTGGACGTGCAAGGTTTACCGCGTTGGCGTCAGCAGCAATCTTCGCGCTTGAGCTGGAACAACGGCAACGCCAGCGTCGGCGACATTTGCTTGACCGCAGGTGATCCCCTGCTCTGCGTCAACGGCGCCATGGACAAGGCCGGTAATCTCGACGCCGGCTATCGTCTGCATGCGGTACCGCTGACCTTGATTATCGACGCAGTCGGCAACAAAGATATTCCGTTTACCGTCGAAGGCACGCTGGAAGGCAACGGCAAACTCCATCGCAGCGTGGCGGGCGCGCTTTCGGGCAACGCAAGCATTACCTCGCCGCAAGGTCGCGTCACTTACAACGAGCAACCGGATCAGCCGTTGCTCGTGTACAAAGCGCTGGCGGTGAATGCCAACTTGGCGCCCGGCAATCAGCAAGCCACGGTGCACGCCGCGATCAACGGCTCGGGTCGCTTGGACGGCCAAGTCAACATCACCGGTCCCCAGCAGACATTGACGGGACAGATCGGCCTGCACTTGGACAACCTGGCCTTTGTCAGCTTATTTACGGAAAGCATCGCGAACGTCAAAGGCCGTATCGACGGCGACTTCAGACTCGGCGGCACGGTGCCTCAACCTGCCATCACCGGGCAAGCCAGCGTTAACGGATTCGCTGCGGAAGTGCCCGATGCAGGCTTGAAACTAACCGACGGCCGCATCGTCGTCAGCGCAGTCGATGCGCAGCAGTTACGCATCAACGGCACAGTGACATCAGGAAAAGGTGCGGTGGCGATCGACGGCACGGCGGGACTCAACGCGCAGACGCCCACCGCCATCACACTGAAAGGCAGCGCGTTTACCGCCGTCGATATTCCAGCCGCCAATGTGGTCATTTCGCCCGATCTGCTCGTTCGCTGCGACACGCAAGGCATCCAAGCTACTGGATCGGTCGTGCTGGACAAGGCCAACGTCAATCTCGACAAGCTGCCTGGTAACGGCGTAAACAAAGCATCGTCCGACATCGTCGTGGTCGATCAGCCACAGCCAGCCTCCAACAGCGGTCCGACACCGATCAACGCATCGATCAAAGTCGATCTTGGTCAGCACACGCATCTCGCAGGCATGGGCCTCAACGGCAATTTGAGCGGCGTACTCACGGTGGACGAACGTCCTGGTCGTCAAACCACAGGTCAAGGCCAAATTGCGGTGAGCGGCACGTACAAAGCGTACGGACAGAATCTGCAGATTCAACAAGGCCAGCTGCTGTTCGCCAGCACGCCGATCGACAATCCCGGCCTCAGCATCAAAGCCGTGCGCAGCCTGACGCCCAACGCAACCATCGATCAAGGACAAGAAGTGGGATTGCAGATCAGCGGCACCGCGAAACGCCCGGTGCTCACCGTGTTCTCCAACCCGACGATGGATCAATCCGACGCGCTTTCCTACCTCGTCACCGGCAAGCCTTTGTCACAAGTGAGCGGTGGCGACACCAACAAGGTGAATGCCGCCGCGCAAGCGCTTGGCTCGGCCACGGGCAACCTGCTCGCCAAAAGCGTCGGAAGCAAACTCGGCATCTCCGATATCGGCGTATCCAGCAGCGACGCCTTGAACGGCAGCAGCGCGTTCACCGTCGGCAAATACCTCTCGCCGCGACTGTACTTAAGCTACGGCGTCGGTCTGTTCGAACCGGGGCAGGTCATCACCTTGCGTTATCGATTGAGCAGACGCTGGAGTTTCGAGGGCCAAAACGCCACCGACTTCAATCGCGCAAGCCTCAACTATCGCATCGAGAAATAG
- a CDS encoding outer membrane protein assembly factor produces MRRIRCLSLLPLLLVPALSHAGVQLVVDGVDDPLKAAVVAGVSLSQYATRDVSDAQVHRLFDRANNTEVANALQPYGYYAAHSTGTIKHVGKDWQVTLHVVPGEPVNVTSVDIQLDAVAAALKPVRSARRTVEKLKGQRLDDAAYESARDGLNNALTANGYLDAKLTVHRVEVHRGDRTAAIHLAWEVGRRYRYGKVDFEGSQFHPGFLDRYVPFKSGDYFDQNQLLSLQQALNGADYFSAVNVMPEIDSAKDGVVDVKVQLLPAKRTIYTSGLFVGTDTGFGIRGGMERRWVNKYGHKWKNDIVLAQRLKTVTSQYSIPLPGDNQRSLNFGITYRDANTVTSQSRTLELVANETELWHEWVRTVGLHALTGTFSVGKTPNEPESTPGVEHGHSTLIYAEGSLSRKVADNLDFVRRGWSLSFDARSTASDFLSTARFSELSADAKWIRAFWRNNRLILRGDIGHVWTSNFEALPPQLRFFAGGDQSIRGFPFQALGPQNSYGRVIGGDSLVIASATVEHYFTPRWGIATFVDAGNAFNGTAVHPKIGTGVGVRWRSPVGMVRVDIGTPINDAQRHGIELHLVVGPDL; encoded by the coding sequence ATGCGCCGGATCCGCTGTCTGAGCCTGCTACCGCTGTTGTTGGTTCCTGCGCTAAGCCATGCGGGGGTGCAGCTCGTGGTGGATGGCGTGGACGATCCGCTCAAAGCCGCCGTGGTCGCCGGCGTCAGCTTGTCGCAATACGCCACGCGCGATGTCAGCGACGCGCAAGTGCATCGTCTCTTCGACCGCGCCAACAACACGGAAGTGGCCAACGCGCTGCAGCCTTACGGTTACTACGCGGCGCACAGCACCGGCACCATCAAACACGTGGGCAAGGACTGGCAAGTCACCTTGCATGTCGTACCGGGCGAACCCGTCAATGTCACGTCCGTCGACATCCAGTTGGATGCCGTAGCGGCTGCATTGAAGCCCGTTCGTTCGGCGCGACGCACGGTCGAGAAGCTCAAAGGCCAGCGACTGGACGATGCCGCCTACGAATCCGCACGCGACGGCCTGAACAACGCTCTGACCGCAAACGGCTATCTCGACGCAAAATTGACCGTGCATCGCGTGGAAGTGCATCGCGGCGACCGCACCGCGGCCATCCATTTGGCGTGGGAAGTGGGCCGGCGTTATCGGTACGGCAAAGTGGATTTCGAAGGCTCGCAATTCCACCCTGGCTTTCTGGATCGGTACGTCCCGTTTAAATCCGGCGATTACTTCGATCAGAACCAGTTGCTGTCTTTGCAACAAGCTTTGAACGGCGCGGACTATTTTTCGGCCGTCAACGTCATGCCCGAGATCGATTCCGCGAAGGACGGCGTCGTCGATGTCAAAGTGCAGTTGCTGCCGGCCAAACGCACGATTTACACCAGCGGTTTGTTCGTCGGCACCGATACCGGATTCGGCATTCGCGGTGGCATGGAGCGGCGCTGGGTCAACAAATATGGTCACAAATGGAAAAACGACATTGTGCTCGCGCAGCGGTTGAAAACCGTAACGAGCCAATACTCCATCCCGCTGCCCGGCGACAATCAGCGTAGCCTCAACTTCGGCATCACCTATCGCGACGCCAATACCGTTACCTCGCAATCGCGCACACTGGAGCTGGTCGCCAACGAAACCGAGCTTTGGCACGAATGGGTGCGCACGGTCGGCTTGCACGCGCTCACCGGCACCTTCAGCGTCGGCAAAACGCCCAACGAGCCAGAAAGCACGCCGGGCGTCGAACATGGTCACAGCACATTGATTTATGCGGAAGGTTCGTTAAGCCGCAAAGTCGCGGACAATCTCGACTTTGTACGCCGCGGATGGTCGTTGAGCTTCGATGCGCGCAGTACCGCGAGCGACTTTCTTTCCACGGCGCGCTTCAGCGAACTTTCTGCGGACGCCAAATGGATTCGCGCGTTCTGGCGCAACAACCGCCTGATCTTGCGTGGCGATATCGGTCATGTGTGGACCAGCAACTTCGAAGCGCTGCCACCGCAATTGCGATTCTTTGCAGGCGGCGATCAGTCGATTCGAGGATTTCCGTTCCAGGCTCTAGGCCCGCAGAACAGTTACGGCCGCGTGATCGGCGGTGACAGTCTGGTTATCGCCAGCGCGACCGTCGAGCACTACTTCACTCCGCGCTGGGGTATCGCCACCTTTGTGGATGCCGGCAATGCTTTCAATGGCACCGCCGTGCATCCCAAAATAGGCACAGGCGTTGGCGTGCGCTGGCGCTCGCCGGTGGGCATGGTTCGCGTGGACATCGGCACGCCCATTAACGACGCGCAGCGTCACGGCATCGAATTGCACTTGGTCGTCGGGCCGGACTTGTGA
- a CDS encoding glycosyltransferase, whose amino-acid sequence MSAAPSQPKTWPSIVTAIFLAFLVAALNIGLWWWSNRPHGPEDWHGKINGFSISLFQRYQNPFTQSFPSDDEIDGDLTLLHKYTDHIRTYSTQLTPQIFRLAQKDGLKVMAGAEIDTRLDNNEKELDTLIALAHRYPDTIDRVIIGNEVLFRNNVPVDKMITYLDRARAHIRQPVSIAEPDYIWLKYPELADHVDFITIHLFPFWNGIDRNSALGAAEGAYTSIKQRFPNKHIVVGEIGWPSNGDHHERAYPSISNEAIFIREWLIWAKQNNVDYYLLEAFDQPWKENLGEGRTGAYWGIFNADRQPKFPFTGPVTEDTGWPWKALAASLLALIPMIWFGIRYARFKLTGRLFFDVLIQLACGLIVWSVTLPFNFYLSWVDWSMLALLFPAQVAILAILLINGFEFTEVLWRRKWVRHAGLLEPDPVDKQPFVSIHLACYNEPPEMVIITLDSLAALEYENYEVLVIDNNTKDPAVWKPVQEYCEKLGSRFRFFHLEPWPGFKAGALNFGLKETDQRADVVAVIDADYEVRADWLKALTGYFHDPKVAVVQCPQAHRDFEHNRFRRMTAWEYDGFFRIGMHHRNERNAIIQHGTMTMVRRSALEGTGGWSEWTICEDAELGLRLMHAGYELVYVDELMGKGLTPADFKAYKSQRYRWAFGAMQILKGRWNWMTKKGPLSGGQRFHFLTGWFSWFADALHLIFTLMAIFWTAGMVGLPHIFSLPMQLFLIPVIGFFFAKAIFGVVLYRARVPCGWYDTLMASLASMSLSHAIARGILHGLTREKTSFVVTAKSRRLGGSNFAAFAPVREEMLMFLALALCVVGMAMSPASRFIEGQLWIFILSAQSIPYFSALVGAWIAHRSGDKAG is encoded by the coding sequence TTGAGCGCCGCACCTTCTCAACCCAAAACCTGGCCATCGATCGTTACCGCCATCTTCCTGGCGTTCTTGGTCGCCGCGCTCAACATCGGCCTGTGGTGGTGGAGCAACCGCCCGCACGGTCCCGAGGATTGGCACGGCAAGATCAACGGTTTTTCGATCTCCCTGTTTCAGCGTTATCAAAATCCCTTCACGCAAAGTTTTCCCAGCGACGACGAGATCGACGGCGATCTGACGTTGCTGCATAAGTACACCGATCACATCCGCACCTACTCCACCCAGTTGACGCCGCAGATCTTTCGCCTGGCGCAGAAGGACGGGCTGAAGGTGATGGCCGGCGCGGAAATCGACACGCGCCTGGACAACAACGAAAAAGAGCTCGATACGCTGATCGCGCTGGCGCATCGTTATCCGGACACCATCGATCGCGTGATCATCGGCAACGAAGTGTTGTTCCGTAACAACGTGCCCGTCGACAAAATGATCACGTATCTCGACCGGGCGCGCGCGCATATTCGCCAACCCGTATCGATCGCCGAACCGGACTACATCTGGTTGAAGTATCCGGAACTGGCCGATCACGTGGACTTCATCACCATCCACTTGTTCCCGTTCTGGAACGGTATCGATCGCAATAGCGCGCTTGGCGCGGCCGAAGGCGCGTACACGTCCATCAAGCAACGCTTCCCCAACAAGCACATCGTGGTGGGCGAAATCGGCTGGCCGTCCAACGGCGACCATCACGAGCGCGCCTATCCGTCCATTTCCAACGAAGCCATCTTTATTCGTGAGTGGCTGATCTGGGCGAAGCAGAACAACGTCGACTACTACTTGCTCGAAGCCTTCGATCAGCCGTGGAAAGAAAATCTCGGCGAAGGTCGCACGGGCGCGTACTGGGGCATCTTCAACGCCGATCGCCAGCCGAAGTTCCCGTTCACCGGCCCGGTGACGGAAGACACCGGCTGGCCGTGGAAAGCGCTGGCCGCCAGCTTGCTGGCGCTGATTCCGATGATATGGTTCGGCATCCGCTACGCGCGCTTCAAGCTGACGGGGCGGTTGTTCTTCGACGTGCTGATCCAGTTGGCCTGCGGCCTGATCGTCTGGTCGGTCACGCTACCGTTCAACTTCTACCTGAGTTGGGTGGACTGGAGCATGTTGGCGCTCTTGTTCCCGGCGCAGGTGGCGATTCTTGCGATCCTCTTGATCAACGGTTTCGAGTTCACCGAAGTACTGTGGCGGCGCAAGTGGGTGCGCCATGCCGGCTTGCTTGAGCCCGATCCGGTCGACAAGCAGCCGTTCGTCTCCATCCATCTGGCGTGCTACAACGAGCCGCCGGAGATGGTGATCATCACGCTCGATTCGCTCGCCGCGCTCGAGTACGAAAACTACGAAGTGCTGGTGATCGACAACAACACCAAAGATCCGGCGGTGTGGAAGCCGGTGCAGGAATATTGCGAAAAACTCGGTTCGCGCTTCCGCTTCTTCCATCTCGAGCCGTGGCCCGGTTTCAAAGCTGGCGCGCTCAACTTCGGCTTGAAGGAAACCGATCAACGCGCCGATGTGGTCGCGGTGATCGACGCCGATTACGAAGTGCGCGCCGATTGGCTGAAAGCCCTCACCGGTTATTTCCACGATCCGAAAGTAGCTGTGGTGCAGTGTCCGCAGGCGCATCGCGACTTCGAGCACAACCGTTTCCGCCGCATGACTGCGTGGGAATACGACGGCTTCTTCCGCATCGGCATGCACCATCGCAACGAGCGCAACGCGATCATTCAACACGGCACCATGACGATGGTTCGCCGTTCCGCGCTGGAAGGCACCGGCGGCTGGTCGGAATGGACGATTTGCGAAGACGCCGAACTCGGTTTGCGCCTGATGCACGCCGGTTACGAACTCGTCTACGTCGACGAACTGATGGGCAAGGGCCTGACGCCCGCCGACTTCAAGGCATACAAGAGCCAGCGTTATCGCTGGGCCTTCGGCGCCATGCAGATTTTGAAGGGCCGCTGGAACTGGATGACGAAGAAAGGTCCGCTCAGCGGCGGCCAGCGCTTCCACTTCCTCACCGGATGGTTCAGTTGGTTCGCTGATGCGCTGCACCTGATCTTCACCTTGATGGCGATCTTCTGGACCGCCGGCATGGTGGGATTGCCGCATATCTTCAGCCTGCCGATGCAGCTGTTCTTGATACCGGTGATCGGCTTCTTCTTCGCCAAGGCGATTTTCGGCGTCGTGCTCTATCGCGCGCGCGTTCCCTGTGGCTGGTACGACACCCTCATGGCTTCGCTCGCCAGCATGAGTTTGAGCCACGCGATTGCGCGCGGCATTCTGCACGGTCTCACGCGCGAGAAGACCTCATTCGTGGTCACGGCAAAGAGCCGGCGCCTCGGCGGCAGCAATTTCGCCGCATTTGCGCCGGTGCGCGAAGAAATGCTGATGTTCCTCGCGCTGGCGCTGTGCGTCGTCGGCATGGCGATGAGCCCGGCCTCGCGCTTTATCGAAGGCCAGTTGTGGATATTCATCCTGTCCGCGCAGTCGATTCCGTATTTTTCCGCACTGGTAGGCGCTTGGATCGCGCACCGTTCGGGCGATAAAGCGGGCTAG
- a CDS encoding Dps family protein, with translation MATSIGIAKKDREAIAKQLSKLLADTYSLYLKTHSFHWNVTGPHFNSLHTMFETQYNALWLAADEVAERIRTLDVFAPGSYSQFGKLTTIKEESGVPDWKEMVNQLVTGHEIAAATARATIKAADASGDEGTADMVTGRLKEHEKTAWMLRSLLK, from the coding sequence ATGGCCACCAGCATCGGCATCGCCAAGAAAGATCGCGAAGCTATCGCCAAGCAGCTGTCCAAGCTACTGGCCGATACGTATTCGCTGTATCTGAAAACCCACAGCTTCCACTGGAACGTGACGGGGCCGCATTTCAACAGCCTGCACACCATGTTCGAAACCCAGTACAACGCGCTGTGGCTGGCGGCGGACGAAGTGGCCGAGCGCATCCGTACCCTGGACGTGTTCGCACCGGGCTCTTACAGCCAGTTCGGCAAGCTGACCACCATCAAGGAAGAATCGGGCGTGCCGGATTGGAAAGAGATGGTTAACCAGCTCGTAACAGGACACGAAATCGCCGCCGCCACGGCACGCGCGACGATCAAGGCGGCCGACGCCTCCGGCGACGAAGGCACGGCGGATATGGTCACCGGACGCCTGAAAGAGCACGAGAAAACCGCGTGGATGCTGCGCTCGCTGCTGAAGTGA